CGGAATCCTGTTCGTTCTCGGCGATCTTTTCCACAGCTTCGTTCTCGTTCATGGCATCCAATCTTTCGCCTGTGTCTTTGTGGTTGTGCGGCAAACGCACCCCACATCCATAGTGCAGCACATCGGCTACCAAAGCGGCATTTGTCGCTCCCCTGAACGATATTACTCACGTACACCGGGCAAGGAACGGCTCGTGCCAGTTAGGCAAGCGCGAACTCGTTGGTTATTCTATAGGGCGTGCCTCAAGACGAGCACATGGCCGGGTTGGCGGAATTGGTAGACGCGGCGCACTCAAAATGCGTTGTCTTCGGACGTACGGGTTCGAGTCCCGTACCCGGTACAGAACAAGGGTGGGGAGCAGCATGCTCCCCACCCTTTCTATGCGCAGCTACGTGAGGCTCAGGCCTCCGGAATAGCCTTGCCCTTTGCAATGCGGTCGGCTTCCACGCGCGCAGCCTCGGTGCCGTCAAGGTCACCGATGCGGTGGACGCGCAGCGTGTTGGTCGAGCCGTGAACACCCGGGGGCGAGCCTGCAGCGATGATCACGAGATCGCCGGGCTGCAGACCCTTCTTCTCACGCAGCAGCTCGTCGACTACCTTCACCATCTGATCGGTGTCGGTCTGCATGTCAACGAGGTGCGCCTCGATGCCCCAGCTAAGGGCGAGCTGATGCTGGACCTTCTCGTACGGGGTCAGCGCAAGAAGAGGAATGGTGGGACGCAGTCGCGAAAGACGGCGAGCGGTGTCACCCGACTCGGTGAAGGTCACGAGATACTGCGCCGAGAGCTGATCGCCGATCTCGGCCGCCGCACGCGTGATCGCACCACCGCGAGTGTGCGGGATGGTGCCGAGCTCAGAGATGCGGTCCGCACCGTTTTCCTCGGTGTTCGTGACGATGCGCGCCATGGTGCGCACAGCCTCGAACGGGAACGCGCCGACGGAGGTCTCGCCCGAAAGCATGACGGCGTCTGCACCGTCGAGGATGGCGTTCGCACAGTCAGAGGCTTCGGCGCGAGTCGGGCGCGGGTTCGTAATCATCGACTCGAGCACCTGGGTCGCAACGATGACGGGCTTAGCGTTGCGGCGGGCGAGCTCGATCGTGCGCTTCTGCACGAGCGGGACCTGCTCGAGAGGAAGCTCCACACCGAGGTCGCCGCGGGCCACCATGATGCCGTCGAAAGCGCCGACGATACCGCGCAAAGCACGCACGGCCTGCGGCTTCTCGATCTTGGCAACCACGGGGAGGCGAATGCCTTCCTCGTCCATCACGCGGTGCACGTCTTCGATGTCGTGCGCATCGCGCACGAAGCTCAGGGCGATGAGATCCGCGCCGAGGTGGAGGCCCCAGCGAAGGTCAGCGATGTCCTTCTCGCTCATCGCGGGAACGGAAACGGCAACGCCAGGGAGGTTGATGCCCTTATTGTTCGAGACGGGACCGGGCACTTCGACGACGGTCTTGACGTCGGTGTCAGTCACCTCGACAACGCGGACGCCGACCTTGCCGTCGTCGATGAGGAGAGTATCGCCGGGGCGGCAGTCACCAGGCAGTCCCTTGAAGGTCGTGCTCACACGGTCTTTCGTGCCGAGAATGTCGTCGGTCGTGATCGTGAAAATATCGCCGACAGCGAGGTCGTGGGGGCCATCCTCGAACTTGCCAAGGCGGATCTTAGGGCCTTGAAGGTCCACGAGAACGGCAACGTTTTTACCGAGGTCCTCGGAAGCCTTACGAATGTTGGCGTACACAGCTTCGTGGTCCGCGTAGGTGCCGTGGCTGAGGTTCATACGGGCAACGTTCATGCCCGACTCGATAAGCGTGCGGATCTGCTCGTACGAGTTCGTTGCAGGTCCCAATGTGCACACAATTTTTGCTTTACGCATGTCTACCCATCTGTAGCTATGAGAGGCGGGACCCACGCGCACCGTGTGCTCGGGAGCGAGCGCACGAGGGGCGCGGGTCGCATCGCCGAGATCCACCTATCACCTTACAATTAAGTAATCGGCGCCACTCCCAGTTTGCCCCTTATCTCGTGGGGTTTTAAAGATTTTCTCCCTGCTCCGGGGCTTTTGCTTCCTCATGACCGGTGTGGCCGGCTTCGCGCTGCGCGAGCGGTTCGCCGTTAATAGTCTCGTACGCCCCGCGTGCTTCTCCCTTGGTCTTCGCTCGCCTGGTGAGCCACAGGAACACGCCGATCGCGATGAGCCCCGTCACGATGTAGATCACCATGTGGATGCGGAGCCCAAACACCATCGTCGAAGGTTCTGTTCGCATGGTTTCCATGAGTGTGCGACCGGCAGAATAGGCGATGATGTACATCGCGAAGATGCGGCCGCCCGCAACTTTGAACCGTTTCGCGAGGAACAGAACGATCGCGCACGCCGCGAGATTCCAGAGCGCTTCGTAGAGGAAGGTCGGTTGATAGGTGCCGGGAACGCACCCGAGGATCGTTCTGCCGTTGGTTTCGCACGTAATGTCGAGGGCCCACGGCAAAGTGCTCGGTTCGCCGTGAAGCTCCTGGTTCGCCCAGTTTCCAAGACGACCGATCGCCTGCGCAACGAAGAGAGTCGGGGCGATCGAGTCGGCCAGCGCGAGGAACTGCACGCCTTTGCGCCAGGTCATAAAGAACGCCGCGAGGCCGCCGACCGCGACCGCGCCCCAGATTCCAAGGCCACCCTCCCACATGCGCAGCGCGCTGAGCGGATCTTTCCCGGGCCCAAAATAGTCCGGGATATTCACACCCACGTGATACATTCGCGCACCAATAATTCCCGCGATGATCGTCACGAAAGCGATGTCAAAGAAGTCGTCGCGGTCACCGCCACGCTCGCTCCAGCGCTTGAGCGACCACGAGTACGCGATGGCGATACCGGTGAGGATAAAGAGCGCGTAGAAGTGAATGGTGATAGGGCCGATGCTGAACGAGCTGACAGGCGGGCTAGGGATGGTCGCGGAAATCATGCGCATGCCTCCTCAATTCCGTTGCGCAATTCTGTTGCGAGCGTTTCAAGGGCACGGAGCCCTTCCGACGGTGTCTGTGCTTCGAGGAGTCTTCTCACAAAGGCGCTCCCCACGATGACCCCATCGGCATAGGTTGCCACTTCCGCGGCCTGCGCGCCATTCGAAACACCGAGCCCCACGCACACCCGCTCGGCGCCCACGGCGCGCGTGCGTTCGACGAGGGTTTTCGCGGCATCGCCCACGTGTGTGCGAGGCCCCGTGACTCCCATGGTGGACGCGGCGTACACAAAACCAGTGCTTGATTCAGTCACGAGCCGCAACCGTTCTTCGGGAGAGCTCGGCGCGGCGAGGAAGATCCGTTCGACATCGTGCGTGCGCGACGCTTCGATCCACTCGCCCCCCGAGTCGGGCGTGAGATCCGGGGTGATCACACCGGCGCCACCTGCGGCAGCGAGGTCGCGTGCAAAGGCGTCGGGCCCGTATTTGAGGATCGGATTGTAGTAGCTCATGACGAGGAGCGCCGCATCGAGATCGCTCAGGGCGTCGAGTGCCCGCATCACATCGGCGGGGCGCGTGCCTTGGGAAAGCGCGAGATCCGCGGCCTCTTGGATCACCGGGCCATCCATCACGGGATCCGTGTAGGGGATCCCGAACTCGATTGCATTGACGCCCGCGCCTACGAGGGCGCGTACTGCCTCCACACTCCCCGCAAAGCTTGGGAAGCCCACGGGAATATACGCGACGAGCGCAGCGCGCCCCTCCCCCTTGGCACGGTCAATAACCTCTGCTGAAAGATGCCTCATGTCAGTTCTCTTCCTCGCTCGCAAGCACCGCGCGGATCCGATCTTTGATCTCTTCAAGATCTGCCTGCTTCTCGTCCCCGATGAGTCCGAACCAGGTCGATGCCGTCGTGACGTCCTTATCGCCGCGCCCCGAAAGGTTCGCGACGATCACCGCGTCTTTGCCGAGTTCACGGCCGAGGGCGAGAGCTCCGGCAAGGGCGTGCGCGGATTCAAGCGCGGGCATGATGCCTTCCGTCATGGAGAGCAAGGCGAAGGCTTCCATGGCGTCGGTATCGGTAATTGCGCGGTATTCCGCGCGGCCCGTGTCGGCGAGGTAAGCATGCTCTGGGCCAACGCTCGGGTAGTCGAGGCCTGCACTCACGGAGTGGGATTCGATGGTTTGACCATCTTCATCTTGCATCACGTATGAGCGTGCCCCGTGTAGGACACCGGGGCTGCCTGCCCCGATCGTCGCGGAATGCTTGCCCGACTCGATGCCCGACCCTCCGGCCTCACAGCCAACG
The window above is part of the Dermabacter vaginalis genome. Proteins encoded here:
- the pyk gene encoding pyruvate kinase; translation: MRKAKIVCTLGPATNSYEQIRTLIESGMNVARMNLSHGTYADHEAVYANIRKASEDLGKNVAVLVDLQGPKIRLGKFEDGPHDLAVGDIFTITTDDILGTKDRVSTTFKGLPGDCRPGDTLLIDDGKVGVRVVEVTDTDVKTVVEVPGPVSNNKGINLPGVAVSVPAMSEKDIADLRWGLHLGADLIALSFVRDAHDIEDVHRVMDEEGIRLPVVAKIEKPQAVRALRGIVGAFDGIMVARGDLGVELPLEQVPLVQKRTIELARRNAKPVIVATQVLESMITNPRPTRAEASDCANAILDGADAVMLSGETSVGAFPFEAVRTMARIVTNTEENGADRISELGTIPHTRGGAITRAAAEIGDQLSAQYLVTFTESGDTARRLSRLRPTIPLLALTPYEKVQHQLALSWGIEAHLVDMQTDTDQMVKVVDELLREKKGLQPGDLVIIAAGSPPGVHGSTNTLRVHRIGDLDGTEAARVEADRIAKGKAIPEA
- the lgt gene encoding prolipoprotein diacylglyceryl transferase → MISATIPSPPVSSFSIGPITIHFYALFILTGIAIAYSWSLKRWSERGGDRDDFFDIAFVTIIAGIIGARMYHVGVNIPDYFGPGKDPLSALRMWEGGLGIWGAVAVGGLAAFFMTWRKGVQFLALADSIAPTLFVAQAIGRLGNWANQELHGEPSTLPWALDITCETNGRTILGCVPGTYQPTFLYEALWNLAACAIVLFLAKRFKVAGGRIFAMYIIAYSAGRTLMETMRTEPSTMVFGLRIHMVIYIVTGLIAIGVFLWLTRRAKTKGEARGAYETINGEPLAQREAGHTGHEEAKAPEQGENL
- the trpA gene encoding tryptophan synthase subunit alpha, giving the protein MRHLSAEVIDRAKGEGRAALVAYIPVGFPSFAGSVEAVRALVGAGVNAIEFGIPYTDPVMDGPVIQEAADLALSQGTRPADVMRALDALSDLDAALLVMSYYNPILKYGPDAFARDLAAAGGAGVITPDLTPDSGGEWIEASRTHDVERIFLAAPSSPEERLRLVTESSTGFVYAASTMGVTGPRTHVGDAAKTLVERTRAVGAERVCVGLGVSNGAQAAEVATYADGVIVGSAFVRRLLEAQTPSEGLRALETLATELRNGIEEACA